Proteins co-encoded in one Tachysurus fulvidraco isolate hzauxx_2018 chromosome 17, HZAU_PFXX_2.0, whole genome shotgun sequence genomic window:
- the LOC113635579 gene encoding E3 ubiquitin-protein ligase Hakai isoform X2, giving the protein MDQNVDNDLQGTDGSGALGGLDVRRRIPIKLLSKQTIRSKPPGRAQQPTARVPSNALSDQETFICKKEERFECKAGDAFGKQRRFPHPYFWDYKLNLVGEKDDTPVHFCDKCGLPIKIYGRMIPCKHVFCYDCAVLYEKKSDKTCPGCTDPVQRIEQCQRGSLYMCSIVQGCKRTYLSQRDLQAHINHRHMRAGKPGVSRTEPTHPNPALTPNLTSDPPDRFRLPPALHLPKAHPLIQPPLQGHDPFGQPPTASPSPSDLGPSSRALPPETFRIATVTTRKHSNLITVPIQDDSSNSIQSPREPLPQTPPGLPPHHHPGQPVVSHPHHIMPPCQQQHYGPPPPPPPPLSHPMQATGVPHMIYNQAPPMSTAPPPITPPPGHIISQMPPFLNHPLSASLPQHGAPPVSAPPRHHFNHNTLTQDQGTLSPPFNQSGALSPGLWPAPHVPHPPRIQGPPQGQMSRRHHPEQARYRPYYQ; this is encoded by the exons ATGGACCAAAATG TAGACAATGACCTTCAAGGAACTGATGGTTCAGGGGCTCTTGGAGGGCTGGATGTTCGTCGCCGGATCCCAATCAAGTTACTGTCCAAGCAGACTATCAGAAGCAAGCCTCCTGGCCGGGCACAGCAGCCCACAGCCAGAGTGCCCTCCAATGCTCTAAGTGACCAAG AAACATTTATATGTAAGAAGGAAGAGAGGTTTGAGTGCAAAGCTGGAGATGCTTTTGGGAAACAGCGGAGATTTCCGCACCCATATTTCTGGGACTATAAG CTCAACCTGGTTGGAGAGAAAGATGACACTCCAGTACACTTCTGTGACAAATGCGGCCTGCCCATAAAGATATATGGACGAATG ATTCCCTGTAAACATGTGTTTTGCTATGACTGCGCAGTTCTCTATGAGAAGAAAAGTGATAAGACCTGTCCTGG CTGCACTGATCCAGTCCAGCGCATTGAGCAGTGCCAACGCGGATCCCTCTATATGTGCAGCATCGTGCAGGGTTGCAAGCGTACCTACCTCTCACAGCGAGACCTACAGGCCCATATCAACCACCGTCACATGAGAGCGGGCAAACCTGGAGTCTCACGGACTGAGCCTACGCACCCAAACCCAGCTCTGACTCCGAACCTGACCTCAGACCCACCGGACCGTTTCCGCCTGCCCCCGGCCCTTCACCTACCCAAGGCCCACCCCCTGATCCAGCCACCTTTGCAGGGTCATGACCCCTTTGGCCAGCCTCCCACTGCATCACCCTCTCCTTCTGATCTGGGGCCCTCGTCCCGGGCCCTGCCACCGGAGACATTTCGCATAGCCACTGTGACTACACGTAAACATAGCAACCTCATCACCGTGCCCATCCAGGATGACTCGAGCAACTCCATTCAATCTCCACGTGAACCCCTTCCACAGACTCCCCCAGGTCTGCCTCCTCATCACCACCCAGGCCAGCCGGTGGTGTCCCACCCTCACCACATCATGCCTCCATGTCAGCAGCAACATTACggtcctccacctccaccaccacctccactcAGCCACCCAATGCAAGCCACAGGGGTTCCTCACATGATCTACAACCAGGCACCACCAATGTCCACTGCACCACCTCCCATCACCCCTCCACCTGGACATATCATAAGCCAGATGCCACCGTTTCTGAACCACCCACTGTCTGCATCTCTCCCTCAGCATGGTGCACCACCTGTTAGTGCTCCACCACGTCATCACTTTAACCATAATACTCTGACCCAGGACCAGGGCACCCTGAGCCCACCTTTTAACCAGTCGGGAGCCCTGAGCCCAGGCTTGTGGCCTGCGCCACATGTCCCTCACCCTCCTCGCATACAGGGACCTCCTCAGGGCCAGATGTCTAGACGACACCACCCAGAACAGGCCCGATATAGACCGTATTACCAATAG
- the LOC113635579 gene encoding E3 ubiquitin-protein ligase Hakai isoform X1, with product MDQNVDNDLQGTDGSGALGGLDVRRRIPIKLLSKQTIRSKPPGRAQQPTARVPSNALSDQETFICKKEERFECKAGDAFGKQRRFPHPYFWDYKLNLVGEKDDTPVHFCDKCGLPIKIYGRMIPCKHVFCYDCAVLYEKKSDKTCPGLSLYSCTDPVQRIEQCQRGSLYMCSIVQGCKRTYLSQRDLQAHINHRHMRAGKPGVSRTEPTHPNPALTPNLTSDPPDRFRLPPALHLPKAHPLIQPPLQGHDPFGQPPTASPSPSDLGPSSRALPPETFRIATVTTRKHSNLITVPIQDDSSNSIQSPREPLPQTPPGLPPHHHPGQPVVSHPHHIMPPCQQQHYGPPPPPPPPLSHPMQATGVPHMIYNQAPPMSTAPPPITPPPGHIISQMPPFLNHPLSASLPQHGAPPVSAPPRHHFNHNTLTQDQGTLSPPFNQSGALSPGLWPAPHVPHPPRIQGPPQGQMSRRHHPEQARYRPYYQ from the exons ATGGACCAAAATG TAGACAATGACCTTCAAGGAACTGATGGTTCAGGGGCTCTTGGAGGGCTGGATGTTCGTCGCCGGATCCCAATCAAGTTACTGTCCAAGCAGACTATCAGAAGCAAGCCTCCTGGCCGGGCACAGCAGCCCACAGCCAGAGTGCCCTCCAATGCTCTAAGTGACCAAG AAACATTTATATGTAAGAAGGAAGAGAGGTTTGAGTGCAAAGCTGGAGATGCTTTTGGGAAACAGCGGAGATTTCCGCACCCATATTTCTGGGACTATAAG CTCAACCTGGTTGGAGAGAAAGATGACACTCCAGTACACTTCTGTGACAAATGCGGCCTGCCCATAAAGATATATGGACGAATG ATTCCCTGTAAACATGTGTTTTGCTATGACTGCGCAGTTCTCTATGAGAAGAAAAGTGATAAGACCTGTCCTGG TTTGTCCCTGTATAGCTGCACTGATCCAGTCCAGCGCATTGAGCAGTGCCAACGCGGATCCCTCTATATGTGCAGCATCGTGCAGGGTTGCAAGCGTACCTACCTCTCACAGCGAGACCTACAGGCCCATATCAACCACCGTCACATGAGAGCGGGCAAACCTGGAGTCTCACGGACTGAGCCTACGCACCCAAACCCAGCTCTGACTCCGAACCTGACCTCAGACCCACCGGACCGTTTCCGCCTGCCCCCGGCCCTTCACCTACCCAAGGCCCACCCCCTGATCCAGCCACCTTTGCAGGGTCATGACCCCTTTGGCCAGCCTCCCACTGCATCACCCTCTCCTTCTGATCTGGGGCCCTCGTCCCGGGCCCTGCCACCGGAGACATTTCGCATAGCCACTGTGACTACACGTAAACATAGCAACCTCATCACCGTGCCCATCCAGGATGACTCGAGCAACTCCATTCAATCTCCACGTGAACCCCTTCCACAGACTCCCCCAGGTCTGCCTCCTCATCACCACCCAGGCCAGCCGGTGGTGTCCCACCCTCACCACATCATGCCTCCATGTCAGCAGCAACATTACggtcctccacctccaccaccacctccactcAGCCACCCAATGCAAGCCACAGGGGTTCCTCACATGATCTACAACCAGGCACCACCAATGTCCACTGCACCACCTCCCATCACCCCTCCACCTGGACATATCATAAGCCAGATGCCACCGTTTCTGAACCACCCACTGTCTGCATCTCTCCCTCAGCATGGTGCACCACCTGTTAGTGCTCCACCACGTCATCACTTTAACCATAATACTCTGACCCAGGACCAGGGCACCCTGAGCCCACCTTTTAACCAGTCGGGAGCCCTGAGCCCAGGCTTGTGGCCTGCGCCACATGTCCCTCACCCTCCTCGCATACAGGGACCTCCTCAGGGCCAGATGTCTAGACGACACCACCCAGAACAGGCCCGATATAGACCGTATTACCAATAG